The following proteins are co-located in the Polymorphospora rubra genome:
- a CDS encoding winged helix-turn-helix domain-containing protein, translating into MTDRSEGTRTPPDDSRTVHLTDPRAMRALAHPTRLQLLGELRTRGPQTVGMLSEIVDEAVGSVSYHLGKLASFGFVEEVPELARDRRERWWRAAHERTTFKPVEVLDNPERRAALDSFRRSVLRRYVEVLERYLESEATLAPAWVAGATSSDTQVHLTSDELMELQADLKALGDRWEARGVAGRAGTEPVTLMFHAFRRPE; encoded by the coding sequence ATGACCGACCGCAGCGAGGGCACCCGCACACCCCCTGACGACAGCCGTACCGTGCACCTGACCGACCCGCGGGCGATGCGCGCCCTGGCCCACCCGACGCGACTGCAGTTGCTCGGGGAACTGCGGACCCGCGGCCCGCAGACCGTGGGCATGCTCAGCGAGATCGTCGACGAGGCGGTCGGCTCGGTCAGCTACCACCTCGGCAAGCTGGCGTCGTTCGGCTTCGTCGAGGAGGTTCCCGAACTCGCCCGCGACCGGCGGGAACGGTGGTGGCGGGCGGCCCACGAGCGGACCACGTTCAAGCCGGTGGAGGTGCTCGACAACCCGGAGCGCCGGGCCGCCCTGGACTCCTTCCGCCGCTCCGTCCTGCGGCGCTACGTCGAGGTCCTGGAGCGCTACCTGGAATCCGAGGCGACCCTCGCCCCGGCGTGGGTCGCCGGCGCGACCAGCAGCGACACCCAGGTGCACCTGACCAGTGACGAACTGATGGAACTCCAGGCCGATCTGAAGGCGCTCGGCGACCGCTGGGAGGCCCGGGGCGTCGCCGGCCGGGCCGGCACCGAACCGGTCACCCTGATGTTCCACGCGTTCCGGCGGCCGGAGTGA
- a CDS encoding GOLPH3/VPS74 family protein, which translates to MDRFVRAAERPPAFRPDRRDLFLRDVMASFLPRSPVAPTVPETPGHPRNTPWNAHFVGLPLPPATGQCGRTVRDRRPGREKMGSSDARPPRAARRAGGPGPDDVRHPLADDLFRLAHHHLIGRPLLHPRATAYGLASALLAELLYTGRITVHHGDVYVLSTEPPADGLTHTVLDQLTAERGAHPVGTWLAYLAGSVVERVAGRLHQAGHVRRETSRLRVPRTVTWVPVEPTTAGWPSARLAMALRGGRRLDPADQGLAALTWATGLDRHVLDGAPARARDNLRALVDHGWPPMAELARLTHAAIGRSVTTYRT; encoded by the coding sequence GTGGACCGCTTCGTCCGGGCCGCCGAACGACCGCCGGCGTTCCGCCCGGACCGGCGGGACCTGTTCCTCCGCGACGTCATGGCGTCGTTCCTACCACGATCACCGGTCGCTCCGACCGTGCCGGAGACGCCCGGCCATCCCCGAAACACCCCCTGGAACGCCCACTTCGTCGGTCTGCCGCTGCCGCCGGCCACCGGCCAGTGTGGACGCACCGTGCGCGACCGGCGACCTGGACGGGAGAAGATGGGAAGCTCCGACGCCCGGCCGCCCCGTGCCGCCCGGCGCGCGGGTGGCCCGGGGCCCGACGACGTACGCCACCCGCTCGCCGACGATCTCTTCCGGCTGGCCCACCACCACCTGATCGGCCGGCCGCTGCTGCACCCCCGGGCCACCGCCTACGGGCTCGCCTCGGCACTGCTGGCCGAACTGCTCTACACCGGCCGGATCACCGTCCACCACGGCGACGTGTACGTCCTCAGCACCGAACCCCCCGCCGACGGCCTCACCCACACCGTCCTCGACCAGCTCACCGCCGAACGCGGCGCGCACCCGGTCGGCACCTGGCTGGCCTACCTGGCCGGGAGCGTCGTGGAGCGGGTCGCCGGCCGGCTGCACCAGGCCGGCCACGTCCGGCGGGAGACGTCCCGGCTCCGGGTGCCCCGGACGGTCACCTGGGTGCCGGTCGAGCCGACCACCGCCGGCTGGCCGTCGGCCCGACTCGCGATGGCGCTGCGCGGCGGCCGCCGGCTCGACCCCGCCGACCAGGGCCTCGCGGCACTGACCTGGGCCACCGGTCTGGACCGCCACGTCCTCGACGGCGCACCCGCCAGGGCCCGCGACAACCTGCGCGCCCTGGTCGACCACGGCTGGCCGCCGATGGCCGAACTGGCCCGCCTGACCCACGCGGCGATCGGCCGCTCCGTGACCACCTACCGAACCTGA
- a CDS encoding NADPH-dependent FMN reductase translates to MTISPLRIAVIVGSTRKGRFGPTVANWFSGHAAHRPDLHVEIVDLAGPEPVSAALAAADGFVVVTPEYNHSYPAPLKAAIDAHYKEWHAKPVAFVSYGGVSGGLRAVEHLRGVFAELHAMTVRDTVSFHRVQQCFDSEGRPTDPAPAEAADTLLDRLAWWGDALREARARTPYVD, encoded by the coding sequence ATGACCATCTCACCCCTGCGCATCGCGGTGATCGTCGGCAGTACCCGCAAAGGCCGCTTCGGGCCGACCGTGGCCAACTGGTTCAGCGGTCACGCCGCCCACCGGCCCGACCTGCACGTCGAGATCGTGGACCTGGCCGGCCCAGAGCCGGTGAGCGCGGCACTGGCCGCGGCGGACGGTTTCGTGGTCGTCACCCCCGAGTACAACCACAGCTATCCGGCGCCGTTGAAGGCGGCGATCGACGCGCACTACAAGGAGTGGCACGCCAAGCCGGTCGCCTTCGTGTCGTACGGCGGGGTCTCCGGTGGCCTGCGCGCCGTCGAACACCTGCGTGGCGTCTTCGCCGAACTGCACGCCATGACCGTCCGCGACACGGTCAGCTTCCACCGGGTCCAACAGTGCTTCGATTCGGAGGGACGACCGACCGATCCGGCCCCGGCCGAGGCCGCCGACACCCTGCTGGACCGGCTCGCCTGGTGGGGCGACGCGCTGCGCGAGGCCCGGGCCCGAACCCCGTACGTCGACTGA
- a CDS encoding dihydrofolate reductase family protein — protein MPPVTSNLAISLDGFSSRPDQSREHPFGAGVDLHTWMFETADENAAEIAAITGAGAYIMGRNMFSPDRGDWDLEWTGWWGEDPPYHAPVFVLGHHPREPLVMKGGTTFTFVTDGIRAALEQARAVAGDKRISIAGGASTVNQYLAAGLIDELRLHVVPVTLGHGDRLFDGVPPLRLEQVSARQASLVTHLTYRVHH, from the coding sequence ATGCCTCCTGTCACGAGCAATCTCGCGATCTCCCTCGACGGCTTCTCGTCCCGCCCCGACCAGTCCCGCGAGCATCCGTTCGGCGCCGGCGTCGACCTGCACACCTGGATGTTCGAGACGGCGGACGAGAACGCCGCCGAGATCGCCGCCATCACCGGGGCCGGCGCCTACATCATGGGCCGCAACATGTTCAGCCCCGACCGCGGCGACTGGGACCTCGAATGGACCGGCTGGTGGGGCGAGGATCCGCCGTACCACGCTCCGGTTTTCGTGCTCGGCCACCACCCGCGCGAGCCGCTGGTGATGAAGGGCGGCACGACCTTCACGTTCGTCACCGACGGCATCCGCGCCGCGCTCGAGCAGGCGAGGGCCGTGGCCGGCGACAAGCGGATCTCGATCGCCGGCGGCGCGTCGACCGTCAACCAGTACCTGGCCGCCGGCCTGATCGACGAACTGCGGCTGCACGTCGTGCCCGTCACGCTCGGGCACGGCGACCGACTGTTCGACGGGGTGCCGCCGCTGCGGCTCGAGCAGGTGTCCGCCCGCCAGGCGTCGCTGGTCACCCACCTGACCTACCGCGTCCACCACTGA
- a CDS encoding winged helix-turn-helix transcriptional regulator: MEEHRSGCPINLSLEVFGDRWSLIVIRDIMFGDRRHFRELLTNNNEGIASNILADRLHRLVDLGMVSRAPDPGHKQKIVYRLTEPSIQLVPVLAQLGAWGVRHLPVSPELAVRARLLADGGPRLWDEFMAELRELHLGIPRPAGSEPVLDRLTAAYQAELARTTN, from the coding sequence GTGGAGGAGCACCGCTCGGGCTGCCCGATCAACCTGTCGTTGGAGGTCTTCGGCGACCGGTGGTCGCTCATCGTCATCCGCGACATCATGTTCGGCGACCGCCGGCACTTCCGCGAACTGCTGACCAACAACAACGAGGGCATCGCGTCGAACATCCTCGCCGACCGGCTGCACCGGCTCGTCGACCTCGGCATGGTGTCGCGCGCACCCGACCCGGGCCACAAACAGAAGATCGTCTACCGGCTGACCGAGCCCTCGATCCAACTCGTCCCGGTGCTCGCCCAACTCGGTGCGTGGGGCGTCCGGCACCTCCCGGTCAGCCCCGAACTCGCCGTACGGGCCCGGCTGCTCGCCGACGGCGGACCGCGACTGTGGGACGAGTTCATGGCCGAACTGCGCGAACTCCACCTGGGCATCCCGCGGCCGGCGGGGTCGGAGCCGGTGCTCGACCGGCTCACCGCCGCCTACCAGGCCGAACTCGCCCGGACCACCAACTGA
- a CDS encoding glycoside hydrolase family 3 protein, with protein MDGPPYRNARLPVAVRVEDLLHRMTLPEKAGLLFHTMVGIGPAGSLAPDDPDAGLLSAAEMVRGRRMSHFNLLGTAGPADLARWHNRLQELAASTRLGIPVTVSSDPRHAYSANPNTAALAGAFSVWPEPLGMAATRDAALVRGWADVIRQEYAAVGIRVALHPQADLATEPRWPRTLGTFGEDAGLAAELVRAYVGGLQGPVLGPDGVAAMVKHFPGGGATHDGEDPHFRYGREQVYPGGRFADHLRPFVAALDAGCSQVMLGYGMPRDTGYEEVGFSFNRDVVGGLLRRRMGFGGIVCTDWGVLTGAAFRGQVRPARAWGLERLSPAQRARRVLDAGADQIGGEAVPGLVVDLVRTGQVGVGRLDASVRRVLREKFTLGLFDRPYVDPDRAARVVGCARFRAAGLAAQRACVTLLSNAAPDRPAHLPLRPGLRIWCDGMDPAVVARDGRVVARPADADVAILRLQAPYDHRPGQFEAFFHAGSLEFAAGEMARVLAIAAAVPTVVDVYLDRPAVLPRLAAGVDALVVSFGVGDEALMDVLAGRAAPRGRLPFDLPRSSAAVRAGRPDVAFDTADPVFRFGHGLTY; from the coding sequence GTGGACGGGCCGCCGTACCGGAACGCGCGCCTGCCGGTGGCGGTACGCGTCGAGGACCTGCTGCACCGGATGACGCTGCCGGAGAAGGCCGGACTGCTCTTCCACACCATGGTCGGCATCGGGCCGGCCGGTTCGCTGGCTCCGGACGATCCCGATGCCGGGCTGCTGTCGGCCGCCGAGATGGTGCGGGGCCGACGGATGAGCCACTTCAACCTGCTCGGCACGGCCGGGCCCGCCGACCTGGCCCGATGGCACAACCGGTTGCAGGAACTGGCGGCGTCGACCCGGCTCGGCATCCCGGTCACGGTGTCGTCGGACCCGCGGCACGCGTACTCGGCCAACCCGAACACGGCCGCGCTGGCCGGGGCGTTCTCGGTGTGGCCGGAGCCGCTGGGGATGGCCGCGACCCGGGACGCGGCGCTGGTGCGCGGATGGGCCGACGTGATCCGGCAGGAGTACGCCGCGGTCGGCATCCGGGTCGCCCTGCACCCGCAGGCCGACCTGGCGACCGAGCCACGCTGGCCGCGTACGCTCGGCACCTTCGGCGAGGACGCCGGGCTCGCCGCCGAACTGGTGCGGGCGTACGTCGGCGGGTTGCAGGGGCCGGTGCTCGGGCCGGACGGCGTCGCCGCGATGGTCAAGCACTTCCCGGGCGGCGGCGCCACCCACGACGGCGAGGACCCGCACTTCCGGTACGGCCGCGAGCAGGTGTATCCCGGCGGCCGGTTCGCCGACCACCTGCGGCCGTTCGTGGCGGCGCTGGACGCCGGCTGCTCGCAGGTGATGCTCGGCTACGGGATGCCGCGCGACACCGGGTACGAGGAGGTCGGGTTCAGCTTCAACCGGGACGTGGTCGGCGGGCTGCTGCGGCGGCGGATGGGTTTCGGCGGCATCGTCTGCACCGACTGGGGGGTGTTGACCGGGGCGGCGTTCCGGGGGCAGGTCCGGCCGGCGCGGGCCTGGGGACTGGAGCGCCTCTCCCCCGCCCAGCGGGCCCGCCGGGTCCTCGACGCCGGAGCCGACCAGATCGGTGGCGAGGCCGTACCGGGGCTGGTGGTCGACCTGGTCCGGACCGGGCAGGTCGGGGTGGGGCGGCTGGACGCCTCGGTCCGGCGGGTGCTGCGGGAGAAGTTCACCCTCGGGCTGTTCGACCGGCCGTACGTCGACCCGGACCGGGCGGCCCGGGTCGTCGGGTGTGCGCGGTTCCGGGCGGCGGGGCTGGCCGCCCAGCGGGCCTGCGTGACACTGCTGTCGAACGCGGCCCCGGACCGGCCGGCGCACCTGCCGCTACGGCCCGGGCTGCGAATCTGGTGCGACGGGATGGACCCGGCGGTCGTCGCGCGGGACGGGCGGGTGGTGGCCCGGCCGGCCGACGCCGACGTGGCGATCCTGCGACTCCAGGCCCCGTACGACCACCGGCCCGGGCAGTTCGAGGCGTTCTTCCACGCGGGGTCGCTGGAGTTCGCCGCCGGGGAGATGGCGCGCGTGCTGGCGATCGCCGCAGCCGTACCCACGGTCGTCGACGTCTACCTGGACCGGCCGGCGGTGCTGCCCCGGCTGGCGGCCGGGGTCGACGCGCTGGTGGTGTCGTTCGGGGTGGGTGACGAGGCGCTGATGGACGTGCTGGCCGGGCGGGCCGCGCCGCGCGGGCGGCTGCCGTTCGACCTGCCCCGCTCGTCGGCGGCGGTCCGGGCCGGCCGGCCGGACGTCGCCTTCGACACCGCCGATCCGGTCTTCCGCTTCGGCCACGGGCTGACCTACTAA
- a CDS encoding GNAT family N-acetyltransferase has product MSVEIEVVREVTDEIVEAFGRLLPQLSKSAGALDAEALRTLAGWPGNRLLVARVDGEIMGTLTLVTFPIPTGLRAWIEDVVVDGAARGRGVGAALTGAAVRLARADGARTVDLTSRPSREAANRLYERLGFELRDSKVYRLAGVG; this is encoded by the coding sequence ATGAGCGTCGAGATCGAGGTGGTACGGGAAGTCACCGACGAAATCGTCGAGGCCTTCGGACGACTGCTTCCCCAACTGTCGAAGTCGGCCGGCGCGCTCGACGCGGAGGCGTTGCGAACACTCGCCGGCTGGCCGGGCAACCGGTTGCTGGTCGCCCGGGTCGACGGCGAGATCATGGGCACGCTGACGCTCGTCACGTTTCCGATCCCGACCGGATTGCGGGCCTGGATCGAGGACGTCGTCGTCGACGGGGCGGCGCGGGGTCGGGGCGTCGGCGCGGCGTTGACCGGTGCGGCGGTCCGCCTGGCCCGGGCCGACGGGGCCCGGACCGTCGACCTCACGTCGCGGCCGTCGCGGGAGGCGGCCAACCGCCTGTACGAGCGGTTGGGGTTCGAACTGCGTGACTCGAAGGTCTACCGGCTGGCCGGGGTGGGCTGA
- a CDS encoding GNAT family N-acetyltransferase yields the protein MQQTPTAVTVRTATAADVGPLAVTLVDAFLDGPDGVWLIADPVERRAVYERFCAGLIDEVLRHGAVLTTDDHSAVALWQSYVSGPPDLTGYDRLVTAACGPYADRFRQLDAVFADHHPATPHHYLAYLGVAPGRQRSGLGGALLAWRNTLLDRAGVAAYLVATSPGARDLYLRHGYRPHAAAFHLPDGGPPMWPMWRAPGGAR from the coding sequence ATGCAACAGACACCAACGGCCGTGACCGTCCGGACCGCCACCGCCGCGGACGTCGGTCCGCTCGCCGTCACCCTCGTCGACGCCTTCCTCGACGGGCCGGACGGCGTCTGGCTGATCGCCGATCCGGTCGAGCGGCGAGCCGTCTACGAGCGTTTCTGCGCCGGCCTGATCGACGAGGTGCTGCGCCACGGCGCGGTACTCACCACCGACGACCACAGCGCCGTCGCGCTCTGGCAGTCGTACGTCAGCGGCCCGCCGGACCTGACCGGGTACGACCGGCTCGTCACCGCCGCCTGCGGCCCGTACGCCGACCGGTTCCGGCAGCTCGACGCGGTCTTCGCCGACCACCACCCGGCCACCCCGCACCACTATCTCGCCTATCTCGGCGTGGCGCCCGGGCGGCAGCGGAGCGGTCTCGGCGGCGCCCTGTTGGCCTGGCGCAACACACTTCTCGACCGGGCCGGGGTCGCGGCCTACCTGGTCGCGACCAGCCCCGGCGCCCGTGACCTCTACCTGCGCCACGGCTACCGGCCGCACGCCGCCGCGTTCCACCTGCCCGACGGCGGCCCGCCGATGTGGCCGATGTGGCGTGCTCCCGGCGGAGCCCGGTGA
- a CDS encoding APC family permease, with protein sequence MPTTAPPHSPVIQALARSRLGVPAVTAFVLAAAAPLTVVAGSAATGFAVTGFVGVPVVYLTVGVLLAVFSAGYVAMARHVRQAGGFYTYVTLGLGRVPGVGAALVTQLGYNCLQISLYGAFGAVAADLARAGGWHLPWWLCAGAAWALVAVLGLRSVRVNGRVLGTLLVLELAVVVVFDLAMVSHPAAGGVTLTALSPAHLADPGAIAILVGGLAGFVGYEATVVFAEEVRDPRRTVALATYLALGLIATLYALSTWAMTVAAGPAHVVAAAREHDADLFFALAAPHLPAALVDLGRLLLLTSLFAALVAFHHMIARYTFSLAREGLLPAALGRTGRLTGAPVHGSLLQSGLALTVLGIFAGAGLDPIRHLFFTGGVTGGLGVLVLMAATSVAVIGYFARDGRGEPVWRRVTAPTVAAAVLVTVLVVTVAGFGALLDLPGDSPLRWLLPAGYAVAATAGAGWALILRATRPRVYAAIGLGPDSATVVAATPSGARRPDPVRA encoded by the coding sequence ATGCCGACGACGGCACCCCCGCACAGCCCGGTCATCCAGGCACTGGCCCGCAGCCGGCTCGGCGTACCGGCCGTGACCGCGTTCGTGCTGGCCGCCGCCGCGCCACTGACCGTGGTCGCCGGATCGGCCGCCACCGGATTCGCGGTCACCGGTTTCGTCGGGGTGCCGGTGGTCTACCTGACCGTCGGCGTGCTCCTGGCCGTCTTCTCGGCCGGATACGTCGCCATGGCCCGACACGTCCGGCAGGCCGGCGGCTTCTACACGTACGTCACCCTCGGCCTCGGCCGGGTGCCCGGCGTCGGTGCCGCGCTGGTCACCCAGCTCGGCTACAACTGCCTCCAGATCAGCCTGTACGGCGCGTTCGGCGCCGTCGCCGCAGACCTCGCCCGGGCCGGTGGGTGGCACCTGCCGTGGTGGCTGTGCGCCGGCGCCGCCTGGGCCCTGGTCGCCGTGCTCGGGCTGCGGTCGGTCCGGGTCAACGGCCGGGTCCTCGGCACGCTGCTGGTGCTCGAACTCGCGGTCGTCGTGGTCTTCGACCTCGCGATGGTCAGCCACCCGGCCGCCGGCGGCGTCACCCTCACCGCCCTGTCCCCGGCCCACCTCGCCGACCCCGGCGCAATCGCCATCCTGGTCGGCGGCCTCGCCGGGTTCGTCGGATACGAGGCCACCGTCGTCTTCGCCGAAGAGGTCCGCGACCCGCGCCGCACCGTGGCCCTGGCCACCTATCTCGCGCTCGGCCTCATCGCCACGCTCTACGCGCTGTCCACCTGGGCGATGACGGTCGCCGCCGGCCCGGCACACGTGGTCGCCGCCGCCCGCGAACACGACGCCGACCTGTTCTTCGCCCTCGCCGCGCCACACCTGCCGGCCGCCCTGGTCGACCTCGGCCGGCTGCTGCTGTTGACCAGCCTGTTCGCCGCGCTGGTCGCCTTTCACCACATGATCGCCAGGTACACGTTCTCGCTCGCCCGCGAGGGGCTGCTGCCCGCCGCGCTGGGCCGTACCGGGCGACTCACCGGGGCACCGGTGCACGGCTCGCTGCTGCAGAGCGGCCTGGCCCTGACCGTTCTCGGGATCTTCGCCGGCGCCGGCCTCGACCCGATCCGGCACCTGTTCTTCACCGGCGGCGTCACCGGTGGCCTCGGCGTACTCGTCCTGATGGCCGCCACCAGCGTCGCCGTGATCGGCTACTTCGCCCGGGACGGGCGCGGCGAGCCCGTCTGGCGGCGGGTCACCGCCCCGACCGTCGCCGCCGCCGTACTCGTCACGGTCCTGGTCGTCACCGTAGCCGGGTTCGGCGCGTTGCTCGATCTGCCGGGGGACTCGCCGCTGCGGTGGCTGCTCCCCGCCGGCTACGCGGTGGCCGCCACGGCCGGGGCCGGCTGGGCGCTGATCCTACGGGCCACCCGACCACGGGTGTACGCGGCGATCGGGCTCGGCCCGGACAGCGCCACCGTCGTGGCCGCCACCCCGTCCGGCGCCCGCCGGCCCGACCCCGTCCGCGCCTGA
- a CDS encoding GNAT family N-acetyltransferase produces the protein MSDEKVEVHPATTDRWDDVATLLGAGNTKQHCWCTYFRMSSGDYSRSSDEEREQLLRDLTGRRPTPGLVAYAGGEPVGWIGLGPRADLERLHRSRTIPKIDDRPVWSVVCFLVRPGHRRRGIAHTLLAAAVDHARAEGACGLEGYPADPDGGRLDNTFAYFGTVGLFESVGFRRVRPTGSRTSGRTRWVVRLDLDSD, from the coding sequence ATGTCGGACGAGAAGGTCGAGGTCCACCCGGCGACCACCGACCGGTGGGACGACGTGGCGACCCTGCTCGGCGCGGGCAACACGAAGCAGCACTGCTGGTGCACCTACTTCCGGATGTCCTCCGGTGACTACTCCCGCAGTTCGGACGAGGAGCGGGAGCAGCTTTTGCGTGACCTGACCGGCCGCCGGCCGACGCCCGGACTGGTCGCGTACGCGGGTGGCGAGCCGGTCGGCTGGATCGGGCTCGGGCCACGCGCGGACCTGGAACGGCTCCACCGCTCGCGGACGATCCCGAAGATCGACGACCGTCCGGTGTGGTCGGTGGTGTGTTTCCTCGTCCGCCCCGGGCACCGCCGGCGCGGGATCGCGCACACCCTGCTCGCGGCGGCCGTCGACCATGCCCGCGCGGAGGGGGCCTGCGGACTGGAGGGTTATCCCGCCGACCCGGACGGCGGCCGGCTGGACAACACGTTCGCCTACTTCGGTACGGTCGGCCTGTTCGAGTCGGTTGGCTTCCGGCGGGTCCGCCCGACCGGCTCGCGCACCAGCGGCCGTACCCGCTGGGTCGTCCGCCTGGACCTGGACTCCGACTGA
- a CDS encoding helix-turn-helix transcriptional regulator, with translation MTEPADAPLAAAPLAAAPLAAARREVGRRLAAARRGLGITQVELARRLTYSRSSVANAEIGRALPDRTFWHYADRVLGTGDGFVRAYDTYRGLMRDRVLRQPSPVPVPATPPPATRPAPHPPAARPAPHPPAAVPPGVPVPAGSAAFAGTAGGPGCDAVEAGTVELVWGGYLVPTPGGRDRPGEDRPAAAGGSRG, from the coding sequence GTGACCGAGCCGGCGGACGCTCCGCTCGCCGCCGCTCCGCTCGCCGCCGCTCCGCTCGCCGCCGCCCGCCGGGAGGTGGGGCGGCGGCTGGCCGCGGCGCGACGCGGACTCGGGATCACCCAGGTCGAGCTGGCCCGGCGGCTCACCTACAGTCGCAGTTCGGTGGCGAACGCCGAGATCGGCCGGGCACTGCCGGACCGTACCTTCTGGCACTACGCCGACCGGGTTCTCGGCACCGGCGACGGATTCGTACGCGCCTACGACACCTACCGGGGGCTGATGCGCGACCGGGTACTCCGGCAGCCGTCCCCGGTGCCGGTGCCCGCGACGCCACCACCGGCCACCCGGCCGGCGCCGCACCCACCGGCCGCCCGACCCGCGCCGCACCCGCCGGCCGCCGTGCCGCCCGGTGTTCCGGTGCCCGCCGGGTCCGCGGCTTTCGCCGGTACGGCGGGCGGCCCCGGATGCGATGCCGTCGAGGCCGGCACGGTCGAGCTGGTCTGGGGCGGCTACCTGGTGCCCACCCCCGGCGGTCGTGACCGGCCGGGGGAGGACCGCCCGGCGGCGGCCGGCGGATCGCGCGGCTGA
- a CDS encoding MFS transporter has product MKTAARIPTQRTPDRRYGPLLGLVIGHAVSLTGNMLTIIALPLYVLAETGSAAATGLVAAFATAPMVIGGAFGGVVVDRIGYRRASVVADLVSGVTIAAVPLLDRTVGLPFWALLALVFATGLLDTPGQSARIALLPEAAAAAGVPIERAVALFEATSRGSRLVGAPVAGLLVAAFGALTVLALDAVTFVVSAAVVAVLVPRGLRPAAEPEAGTGPDADAVRPGYWREFTDGVRFLLREPLLRLIVLMVLFTNLIDAAKGTVLLPVVADRELGGATAFGLLAGAMGGGALAGSLVFGAIGHRLPRRPTYVIAFLIAGGPPHLALAAGLPLPTLLAITLVAGFAAGAINPMIGAIELERVPVGMRARVFGVIGAGCWAAMPLGSIGAGLAVNAFGTTATLVVSGCCYLLLSLMPLLGGPWRDMTRPSPARPAPVPEPAP; this is encoded by the coding sequence GTGAAAACGGCCGCACGCATCCCGACGCAACGGACCCCCGACCGGCGGTACGGCCCACTGCTGGGGCTGGTCATCGGCCACGCGGTGTCGCTGACCGGCAACATGCTCACCATCATCGCCCTGCCGCTCTACGTGCTCGCCGAGACCGGATCGGCGGCGGCGACCGGCCTCGTCGCCGCCTTCGCCACCGCACCGATGGTGATCGGCGGCGCCTTCGGCGGGGTGGTGGTCGACCGGATCGGCTACCGCCGCGCCAGCGTCGTCGCCGACCTCGTCTCGGGCGTGACGATCGCCGCCGTACCGCTGCTCGACCGCACCGTGGGTCTGCCGTTCTGGGCACTGCTCGCGCTGGTCTTCGCCACCGGCCTGCTGGACACCCCCGGGCAGTCCGCCCGCATCGCACTGCTGCCCGAGGCCGCCGCCGCGGCCGGGGTGCCCATCGAGCGGGCCGTCGCCCTGTTCGAGGCCACCAGTCGCGGCTCCCGGCTCGTCGGCGCCCCGGTCGCCGGGCTGCTGGTGGCGGCCTTCGGCGCGCTGACCGTGCTCGCCCTCGACGCGGTCACGTTCGTGGTCTCCGCCGCCGTGGTCGCCGTACTCGTGCCGCGCGGCCTGCGCCCGGCGGCCGAGCCGGAGGCCGGCACCGGACCGGACGCCGACGCCGTCCGCCCGGGATACTGGCGCGAGTTCACCGACGGCGTACGGTTCCTGCTCCGCGAGCCGCTGCTGCGCCTCATCGTGCTGATGGTGCTGTTCACCAACCTCATCGACGCCGCGAAGGGCACCGTCCTGCTGCCCGTCGTCGCCGACCGCGAACTCGGCGGGGCGACCGCGTTCGGCCTTCTCGCCGGCGCGATGGGCGGTGGCGCACTGGCCGGCTCGCTGGTCTTCGGCGCGATCGGCCACCGGTTGCCGCGCCGGCCCACCTACGTGATCGCGTTCCTGATCGCGGGTGGCCCGCCGCACCTGGCGCTGGCCGCCGGCCTCCCGCTCCCGACGCTGCTCGCGATCACGCTCGTCGCCGGTTTCGCCGCCGGCGCGATCAACCCGATGATCGGGGCGATCGAACTCGAGCGGGTGCCGGTTGGCATGCGTGCCCGGGTGTTCGGCGTCATCGGCGCCGGCTGCTGGGCGGCGATGCCGCTGGGCTCGATCGGCGCCGGCCTGGCCGTGAACGCCTTCGGTACGACCGCCACCCTGGTCGTGTCCGGCTGCTGCTACCTGTTGCTCTCACTGATGCCGCTGCTCGGCGGCCCGTGGCGGGACATGACCCGCCCGTCCCCGGCCCGACCGGCTCCCGTACCGGAACCCGCTCCGTGA